TGGCCGAGTCATTAAGAAGACATTTGTCTCTTTAGACTTCcagggagaaatgaagaaaagaccTAGGGGAGAAACACTCAAAGGTATTGCTATTTTGGCCTTCCAGCTAGGGGAGTATAACAGGATATCAGGAGGAGTCAGccaaaaggaaaacaacaaagtACTCATTTTTACTGTTCACATCTGTGCAAGTATCTAGAGGAAAACTCACTTAGCGACAGATAGGGAGCATAAAATCCTACttagaaaaatatagataaaagtgaagtggttaacaggaggagggagagggggagggaggtaaAGAGGGCTAAATattcagtgatggaaaatgatttgactttgagtaatgggattacaatgcaatcaacagttcaaatgctatagagatctTTACCTggaacctgtgtactcttattgatcaatgtcactccattaattttaatttctaaataaagaatatataaaacacaccctggccggttggctcagtggtagagtgtcggcctggcgtgcaggagtcccgggttcgattcccggccagggcacacaggagaagcgcccatctgcttctccacccctccccctctccttcctctctgtctctctcttcccctcccacagccaaggctcaactggagcaaagatggcctgggtgctgaggatggctctgtggcctctgcctcaggtgctagaatggctctggatgcaaccgGGCATCcagaggtgcatgcgggagtctgtctgactgcctccctgtttccagcttcgaaaaaaatgcaaaaaaaaaaaaaaaaagaatatataaaacacatcatTTTGGGGAAATAAAGTACATAATTTTGAGAGAGAATAATAATACTTTTCAAAACAATTACACAGTATAAAAGTGGAAATCAACTACAGTTTGTTCGGATAATTATAacctattcattttcttttttttttttttttttttttttttttttaaagagtggcagtaaaaatagtattttattcctccccctcccacccaccctctccccacAACCCCCAGTACACTTTTCCCCTCTCGTTCCCACAGCAACGttacaatcagaaaaaaataagtttcgGGGGGGCGGGATTTGGGGGGGGTATGGGTAAAAACAGTCAAATCACAATAGGAATTTTTCAAAATAGGTTATTCGCTTAGTCATCATCTTCTCCCTCATCTTCAGGTTCTCGTTTTCGCTTCTGACCCCTTTCTTCTTCACCAAGATCTTCTTCATCCTCCTCATCGTCTACTTCCCCGTCGTTATAACCTTCTTCatcctcatcttcttcttctccttcctcctcttcttcctcatcctCCTCGTCTTCCACTACCTGAGCATCCTCATCATACTCTTCCTCATCTTCATCCTCCTCATCGTCGTCCAGGCCCTCTACATAGCCCTCGGCATCGGAGTCAGGGGCCTCCTTGTCATCCCGGTCATAACCATCGAGATATGTAAGTTGTGGGAGGAGCTTGAACACGTTTTCTCGGTAGTCGTTCAGGTTGGTTACCTCACAATTGAAAAGGTCTAAGCTCTTGAGGTTTTCTAACTTTTTCAGTGGCTCTATTGTGCTGAGGTCTTTAATTTTGTTGCCACTTAAATTTAGATGCGTGAGGTTCGGacacttttctgccaatacttcCAGGCCCCCTGAGATTCTGTTATCGCTTAGTTCAAGCTTCTTAAGTTTGTTTAACTTTGGTAAGTTTGCGACTGAGGTGAGGCCTACGTTGATTGTACTTAAGAACTCCAGTTCTTCAAATTCATCTGTGAGGCCTTCAATTTTGCCTTCATTAGACCGACAGTTGTCCAGGACAAGCTCTTTCACATCAGAGGGCGTCCTGTTCCGCAGCTCTAAATGAATCTGTTTGTCCATGTCCATCTCTCGCGCTCTCTCTCTGCAGAGGCTCCTGCGCCGGCGGAATTCAATCAATAAACCCCGAACCCACGGCCGCGCGTTTTAGGACTTTGAAAGCTCAACCAGCTCCGCTTGGTTCTCGAGCCCCCAGCACCCGCGGCGCATACAAACCTGATCACCTAACCTATTCATTTTCACTCTTTGTTTTCCCCATCTAATTTTCTTGGCTATTCCACATCTAGAAGATTAGCTTACAACATGAGAAAAACATGATGTGAAGGTGAGACTTAGAATGAGTTAATTTGGTGCCAAGTTTTAAGTTACTATAAAAGTTTAAATAACTGGAAAGTATGGGGGTAGAAAATAGTATGCTATAATGGGAAATTATTTTGCCTGGCCAGAGGAAACCAATTTTCATGCTCTAGTTTTACAACTAACTAGTTGGCAAGTTTAACCAAATAATAGGTTCATCGGGCCTCAATATGACTCTTAGCAAAATAAAGGAATTGACTGGGTAGCCACTAAGGtttctttttgaataaaaaaaaaaaatcatttgaaaaaattttattacaattaaTGAACTGTATACCCccatgattagacattatataagttactaagtgatcatccccaTAAATATGACACCCAAatgacaccatgcatagttaatagaatattattgactatattccttatgctgtattttacatccccatgattattctgtaacaaccaatttgtacttcttaatcccatcaccttttcACTCAACTCCCaaacccctcccatctggcaatttTCAAAATGTACTCTGTATTTAtggctctgtttctgttttgcttattgttttattttttaaatttaattgttaatAGATATGCATTTTTTGCCATCTTATTGCTCatacttcttaaagaagaccctttaacatttcatataatacttgtTTGGTagcttttttcttgtctgggaagccctttatcttttttttttctttttttcttttttttaatatcctaaatgatagctttgctgggtagagaaAACTTGGTtgcaggtccttgcttttcatcactttgaatatttcttgcaactcccttctggcctgcaaagtatctgtt
The Saccopteryx bilineata isolate mSacBil1 chromosome 3, mSacBil1_pri_phased_curated, whole genome shotgun sequence DNA segment above includes these coding regions:
- the LOC136328685 gene encoding acidic leucine-rich nuclear phosphoprotein 32 family member A; translation: MDMDKQIHLELRNRTPSDVKELVLDNCRSNEGKIEGLTDEFEELEFLSTINVGLTSVANLPKLNKLKKLELSDNRISGGLEVLAEKCPNLTHLNLSGNKIKDLSTIEPLKKLENLKSLDLFNCEVTNLNDYRENVFKLLPQLTYLDGYDRDDKEAPDSDAEGYVEGLDDDEEDEDEEEYDEDAQVVEDEEDEEEEEEGEEEDEDEEGYNDGEVDDEEDEEDLGEEERGQKRKREPEDEGEDDD